Proteins from one Xiphophorus hellerii strain 12219 chromosome 8, Xiphophorus_hellerii-4.1, whole genome shotgun sequence genomic window:
- the sbno1 gene encoding protein strawberry notch homolog 1 isoform X2, producing MDPGQDLLLAALSESGICPNDLGLLDVDSQDVTQPSTAQQSISISALDVGLGAESVEVVRSEPQTAVPVVTIRQHKPQPSTTTFVLNQLNQLPSLGAAATKQSVTNPIKHTITVTKVVHVTSSGLRASATPPPSSVPPSVSTLVPSNKDQIQLKDLLRPNKVKTTILKGNSLMELMKLKPPPDIAPPVATATATGAADINNGIKKEVFGKDTARIWIKDDIKMQNFSNTLKVAGLKEEDEHEEEEEEELGHAETYAEYMPMKLKIGLRHPDPVVETSSLSSVSPPDVWYRLSIPEEVIDRGCLSALQLEAITYAAQQHETFLPNGDRAAYLIGDGAGVGKGRTIAGIIYENYLLGRKRSLWFSVSNDLKYDAERDLRDIGAKNIQVHSLNKFKYGKISSKHNGSVKKGVIFATYSSLIGESQSGGKYKTRFQQLLHWCGEDFDGVIVFDECHKAKNVCPIGSSKPTKTGLAVLELQNKLPKARVVYASATGASEPRNMAYMNRLGIWGHKTPFREFGNFIQAVERRGVGAMEIVAMDMKLRGMYIARQLSFTGVTFKIEEVPLTQQYINMYNKSVRLWVNAREKFQQAANLMEAEQRMKKSMWGQFWSAHQRFFKYLCIASKVRRVVQLAREEVQNGKCVVIGLQSTGEARTLEALEEGGGELNDFVSTAKGVLQSLIEKHFPAPDRQKLYSLLGIDLSAKKTPSPAENAAQPEQKGKKRKGSEAKKQPKKKPRKHGGLSGTSSEESESEESDRESGKDSDDSFKSTSSGDEDDDFNPFRDESDDDEEDDPWLIRKEPKKGKKEKKKKRRKSIDPDSIQSALLASGLGSTRPGFTASVNAPLTPATVKTESQESCLTSQDSVELAQKMKKQLLEQLEGLAEDLPPNTLDELIDELGGPENVAEMTGRKGRVVSNDDGSITYESRSELDVPVEILNLTEKQRFMDGEKNIAIISEAASSGISLQADRRVKNQRRRVHMTLELPWSADRAIQQFGRTHRSNQVTAPEYVFLISELAGEQRFASIVAKRLESLGALTHGDRRATETRDLSRFNFDNKYGRNALEIVMKSIVKLDAPLVPPPSDFKGDFFREIQSGLIGVGLINVEDRSGVLTLDKDYNNIGKFLNRILGMEVQQQNALFQYFSDTLAAVIQEAKKNGRYDMGILDLGSGDEKVKKADCRKFLTPGYTTSGHVELYTVGVERGMSWEEATHAWAEQNGPDDGFYVQMRNNRKTAILVKEVNTKKRLFLVYRPNTGRQVKLETYADIKKKFKKVLSEDAKQHWTDQYQSSAKICSHAYWRGNCKKASVGLLCEVGLRCRTYYVLCGSVLSVWNELEEVLSPVSGSNVKVQIVRLRTEDGQRIVGLIIPANCVSPLINKLLTSDQSQQLAVQEQQKRQLLHPQSLTHVLNT from the exons ATGGATCCTGGACAGGATTTGCTCCTTGCTGCTTTAAGTGAGAGTGGAATTTGCCCAAATGATCTCGGGCTCTTAGATGTGGATTCTCAGGATGTTACACAGCCTTCTACAGCCCAGCAA TCCATTTCCATCAGCGCTCTGGATGTTGGTCTGGGAGCAGAATCGGTGGAAGTTGTTCGATCTGAGCCTCAAACTGCAGTCCCAGTTGTTACAATCAGA cAGCATAAACCTCAGCCATCAACAACCACATTTGTCTTAAATCAACTGAATCAGTTGCCGTCACTAGGGGCTGCTGCCACCAAGCAGTCAGTCACCAACCCAATCAAACATACCATAACAGTCACCAAGGTGGTCCATGTCACCAGTTCAGGACTGCGCGCTTCAGCAACCCCTCCACCCTCAAGTGTTCCTCCTTCAGTGTCCACGCTAGTGCCTTCTAACAAAGATCAG ATTCAGCTGAAAGACCTTCTTCGGCCCAACAAAGTGAAAACCACCATTTTAAAGGGCAACAGTCTGATGGAGCTGATGAAACTTAAACCTCCACCTGACATTGCTCCACCTGTGGCAACGGCTACAGCAACAGGCGCAG ctgACATAAACAATGGAATCAAGAAAGAAGTGTTCGGCAAAGATACTGCCAGGATCTGGATTAAAGAtgacattaaaatgcaaaacttttcaaataCTCTG aaagTTGCAGGCCTAAAAGAAGAGGATGAAcatgaggaggaagaagaagaagagctggGTCATGCAGAGACGTATGCAGAGTACATGCCTATGAAAT TAAAGATTGGCCTGAGGCATCCGGATCCTGTGGTGGAGACCAGCTCTCTGTCCAGCGTCAGCCCTCCAGATGTTTGGTACAGACTGTCCATCCCAGAGGAAGTCATTGATCGGGGCTGCTTGTCAGCACTGCAGCTAGAGGCCATCACATATGCTGCTCAG CAACATGAGACATTCCTACCCAACGGCGACCGAGCTGCCTATTTGATTGGAGACGGAGCCGGTGTGGGGAAAGGCCGGACTATCGCAGGGATCATTTATGAGAACTACCTTCTGGGCAGAAAGAGGTCACTTTG GTTTAGTGTCTCTAATGATTTAAAGTATGACGCTGAAAGGGATTTGAGGGACATTGGCGCCAAGAATATCCAGGTCCATTCACTAAACAAG tttaaatacGGCAAAATCTCCTCCAAACACAATGGGAGTGTGAAGAAAGGGGTGATCTTCGCCACCTACTCATCTTTGATAGGAGAGAGCCAGTCAGGAGGGAAGTACAAGACCAGATTTCAACAACTTCTCCACTGGTGTGGGGAAGACTTTGATGGAGTT ATTGTCTTTGATGAATGTCACAAAGCTAAAAACGTTTGTCCCATCGGCTCCTCCAAGCCGACTAAGACTGGCCTCGCTGTTTTGGAGCTGCAGAACAAACTTCCCAAAGCTCGGGTTGTGTATGCCAGCGCTACCG GAGCCTCTGAACCACGAAACATGGCGTACATGAACCGGCTGGGAATATGGGGTCATAAAACGCCGTTTAGAGAGTTTGGCAACTTTATCCAAGCAGTTGAACGCAG AGGTGTGGGTGCCATGGAAATAGTTGCTATGGACATGAAACTCAGAGGGATGTACATAGCCAGACAGTTAAGTTTTACAGGCGTGACTTTCAAGATTGAAGAAGTCCCTCTAACTCAGCAGTACATCAACATGTACAACAAGTCTGTGAGGCTg TGGGTTAACGCACGTGAGAAGTTCCAACAAGCTGCCAATCTCATGGAAGCAGAGCAGCGCATGAAGAAGTCCATGTGGGGTCAGTTCTGGTCCGCCCATCAGAGGTTCTTCAAATATCTCTGCATTGCCTCCAAAGTCCGCCGGGTGGTCCAGTTAGCCAGAGAGGAAGTTCAGAACGGAAAG tgtGTGGTGATCGGTCTGCAGTCCACTGGTGAGGCGAGAACACTGGAAGCCttggaggaaggaggaggagagctcAACGACTTTGTGTCAACAGCAAA aGGTGTGCTGCAGTCCCTGATAGAGAAGCACTTCCCAGCTCCAGACAGACAGAAGCTTTACAGCCTGCTAGGCATCGACCTCTCTGCAAAAAAAACTCCCTCTCCTGCTGAGAATGCAGCACAGCCGGAACAAAagggaaagaagagaaaag GTTCAGAGGCCAAAAAACAGCCTAAAAAGAAGCCTCGCAAGCATGGGGGCCTGTCCGGTACGAGTTCAGAGGAGAGCGAGTCCGAGGAATCGGACAGAGAGTCTGGGAAAGACAGTGACGACAGCTTCAAGTCTACCAGCTCAGGAGACGAAGACGACGATTTCAATCCATTCAGAGACGAGTCTGATGACGATGAGGAGGACG ATCCTTGGCTAATCAGAAAGGAGCCAAAGAAagggaagaaggagaagaagaagaaaaggagaaagagtATTGATCCGGACTCAATTCAAAGTGCCTTGTTAGCCTCGGGGCTGGGCTCCACCAGGCCAGGTTTCACCGCCTCAGTGAACGCCCCCCTCACTCCTGCTACCG TTAAGACAGAGAGCCAGGAAAGCTGCCTAACGAGTCAGGACTCGGTGGAACTTGCccagaaaatgaagaaacagCTGCTGGAACAACTGGAGGGGTTGGCAGAAGATCTGCCTCCTAATACCCTGGACGAGCTGATCGACGAGCTGGGAGGGCCGGAAAACGTGGCGGAG ATGACCGGTCGTAAAGGTCGCGTGGTCAGTAATGATGACGGCAGCATCACCTATGAGTCCCGCTCTGAGCTGGACGTCCCTGTAGAAATCCTCAACCTGACTGAGAAACAGAGGTTCATGGATGGAGAAAAG AACATAGCCATCATCTCGGAAGCGGCCAGCTCCGGCATTTCCCTGCAGGCCGATCGACGCGTGAAGAACCAGAGGAGGAGAGTCCACATGACCCTGGAGCTGCCGTGGAGCGCAGACAGAGCCATACAGCAGTTTG GGCGTACACACAGATCAAACCAGGTCACGGCTCCAGAGTACGTCTTTCTCATATCAGAACTTGCAGGAGAGCAAAGATTTGCATCCATTGTTGCCAAAAGACTGGAAAGCCTG GGGGCTCTCACTCACGGAGACCGACGGGCGACGGAAACTAGAGATCTGAGCAGGTTCAACTTTGACAACAAG TACGGCAGAAACGCTCTGGAAATTGTGATGAAGTCGATAGTAAAGCTTGACGCTCCGCTGGTGCCTCCACCCTCAGACTTCAAAGGGGATTTTTTCAGAG AGATTCAGAGTGGGCTGATAGGTGTGGGCCTCATAAATGTGGAGGACAGATCTGGAGTGCTTACACTGGACAAAG ACTACAACAACATAGGGAAATTCCTGAACCGGATATTGGGCATGGAGGTCCAGCAGCAAAATGCCTTGTTCCAGTATTTCTCTGACACTCTGGCAGCAGTGATCCAGGAAGCCAAGAAGAATGGCAGATATGACatgggcattctgg ATCTTGGCTCGGGTGACGAGAAGGTGAAGAAGGCGGACTGTCGAAAGTTTCTGACGCCAGGCTACACTACATCAGGACACGTAGAACTCTACACT GTCGGCGTGGAAAGAGGAATGTCTTGGGAAGAAGCGACACACGCCTGGGCAGAGCAGAACGGCCCAGACGATGGCTTCTATGTCCAG ATGAGAAATAACAGGAAAACAGCCATCCTGGTGAAGGAAGTGAACACTAAGAAGAGGCTGTTCCTGGTCTACAGGCCAAACACCGGCAGACAAGTCAAACTGGAAACATACGCCGACATCAAAAAGAAGTTTAAGAAG GTTCTGTCAGAAGATGCCAAGCAGCACTGGACTGACCAGTACCAGTCATCAGCAAAAATATGCTCTCATGCGTACTG GCGCGGCAACTGCAAGAAAGCCTCAGTTGGTCTGCTGTGTGAAGTCGGCCTGCGCTGCAGGACGTACTACGTTCTGTGTGGCTCTGTGCTCAGCGTGTGGAACGAACTGGAAGAAGTTCTTTCTCCAGTCAGCGGAAGCAACGTGAAAGTGCAGATTGTCCGCCTGCGCACCGAGGATGGTCAGAGGATAGTCG GGTTGATCATTCCAGCGAACTGCGTGTCTCCGTTGATCAACAAGCTCTTGACCTCAGACCAGAGCCAGCAGCTGGCTGTGCAGGAGCAGCAGAAGAGGCAGCTGCTCCACCCTCAAAGTCTTACTCATGTGCTCAACACATAA
- the sbno1 gene encoding protein strawberry notch homolog 1 isoform X1, whose translation MDPGQDLLLAALSESGICPNDLGLLDVDSQDVTQPSTAQQSISISALDVGLGAESVEVVRSEPQTAVPVVTIRQHKPQPSTTTFVLNQLNQLPSLGAAATKQSVTNPIKHTITVTKVVHVTSSGLRASATPPPSSVPPSVSTLVPSNKDQQIQLKDLLRPNKVKTTILKGNSLMELMKLKPPPDIAPPVATATATGAADINNGIKKEVFGKDTARIWIKDDIKMQNFSNTLKVAGLKEEDEHEEEEEEELGHAETYAEYMPMKLKIGLRHPDPVVETSSLSSVSPPDVWYRLSIPEEVIDRGCLSALQLEAITYAAQQHETFLPNGDRAAYLIGDGAGVGKGRTIAGIIYENYLLGRKRSLWFSVSNDLKYDAERDLRDIGAKNIQVHSLNKFKYGKISSKHNGSVKKGVIFATYSSLIGESQSGGKYKTRFQQLLHWCGEDFDGVIVFDECHKAKNVCPIGSSKPTKTGLAVLELQNKLPKARVVYASATGASEPRNMAYMNRLGIWGHKTPFREFGNFIQAVERRGVGAMEIVAMDMKLRGMYIARQLSFTGVTFKIEEVPLTQQYINMYNKSVRLWVNAREKFQQAANLMEAEQRMKKSMWGQFWSAHQRFFKYLCIASKVRRVVQLAREEVQNGKCVVIGLQSTGEARTLEALEEGGGELNDFVSTAKGVLQSLIEKHFPAPDRQKLYSLLGIDLSAKKTPSPAENAAQPEQKGKKRKGSEAKKQPKKKPRKHGGLSGTSSEESESEESDRESGKDSDDSFKSTSSGDEDDDFNPFRDESDDDEEDDPWLIRKEPKKGKKEKKKKRRKSIDPDSIQSALLASGLGSTRPGFTASVNAPLTPATVKTESQESCLTSQDSVELAQKMKKQLLEQLEGLAEDLPPNTLDELIDELGGPENVAEMTGRKGRVVSNDDGSITYESRSELDVPVEILNLTEKQRFMDGEKNIAIISEAASSGISLQADRRVKNQRRRVHMTLELPWSADRAIQQFGRTHRSNQVTAPEYVFLISELAGEQRFASIVAKRLESLGALTHGDRRATETRDLSRFNFDNKYGRNALEIVMKSIVKLDAPLVPPPSDFKGDFFREIQSGLIGVGLINVEDRSGVLTLDKDYNNIGKFLNRILGMEVQQQNALFQYFSDTLAAVIQEAKKNGRYDMGILDLGSGDEKVKKADCRKFLTPGYTTSGHVELYTVGVERGMSWEEATHAWAEQNGPDDGFYVQMRNNRKTAILVKEVNTKKRLFLVYRPNTGRQVKLETYADIKKKFKKVLSEDAKQHWTDQYQSSAKICSHAYWRGNCKKASVGLLCEVGLRCRTYYVLCGSVLSVWNELEEVLSPVSGSNVKVQIVRLRTEDGQRIVGLIIPANCVSPLINKLLTSDQSQQLAVQEQQKRQLLHPQSLTHVLNT comes from the exons ATGGATCCTGGACAGGATTTGCTCCTTGCTGCTTTAAGTGAGAGTGGAATTTGCCCAAATGATCTCGGGCTCTTAGATGTGGATTCTCAGGATGTTACACAGCCTTCTACAGCCCAGCAA TCCATTTCCATCAGCGCTCTGGATGTTGGTCTGGGAGCAGAATCGGTGGAAGTTGTTCGATCTGAGCCTCAAACTGCAGTCCCAGTTGTTACAATCAGA cAGCATAAACCTCAGCCATCAACAACCACATTTGTCTTAAATCAACTGAATCAGTTGCCGTCACTAGGGGCTGCTGCCACCAAGCAGTCAGTCACCAACCCAATCAAACATACCATAACAGTCACCAAGGTGGTCCATGTCACCAGTTCAGGACTGCGCGCTTCAGCAACCCCTCCACCCTCAAGTGTTCCTCCTTCAGTGTCCACGCTAGTGCCTTCTAACAAAGATCAG CAGATTCAGCTGAAAGACCTTCTTCGGCCCAACAAAGTGAAAACCACCATTTTAAAGGGCAACAGTCTGATGGAGCTGATGAAACTTAAACCTCCACCTGACATTGCTCCACCTGTGGCAACGGCTACAGCAACAGGCGCAG ctgACATAAACAATGGAATCAAGAAAGAAGTGTTCGGCAAAGATACTGCCAGGATCTGGATTAAAGAtgacattaaaatgcaaaacttttcaaataCTCTG aaagTTGCAGGCCTAAAAGAAGAGGATGAAcatgaggaggaagaagaagaagagctggGTCATGCAGAGACGTATGCAGAGTACATGCCTATGAAAT TAAAGATTGGCCTGAGGCATCCGGATCCTGTGGTGGAGACCAGCTCTCTGTCCAGCGTCAGCCCTCCAGATGTTTGGTACAGACTGTCCATCCCAGAGGAAGTCATTGATCGGGGCTGCTTGTCAGCACTGCAGCTAGAGGCCATCACATATGCTGCTCAG CAACATGAGACATTCCTACCCAACGGCGACCGAGCTGCCTATTTGATTGGAGACGGAGCCGGTGTGGGGAAAGGCCGGACTATCGCAGGGATCATTTATGAGAACTACCTTCTGGGCAGAAAGAGGTCACTTTG GTTTAGTGTCTCTAATGATTTAAAGTATGACGCTGAAAGGGATTTGAGGGACATTGGCGCCAAGAATATCCAGGTCCATTCACTAAACAAG tttaaatacGGCAAAATCTCCTCCAAACACAATGGGAGTGTGAAGAAAGGGGTGATCTTCGCCACCTACTCATCTTTGATAGGAGAGAGCCAGTCAGGAGGGAAGTACAAGACCAGATTTCAACAACTTCTCCACTGGTGTGGGGAAGACTTTGATGGAGTT ATTGTCTTTGATGAATGTCACAAAGCTAAAAACGTTTGTCCCATCGGCTCCTCCAAGCCGACTAAGACTGGCCTCGCTGTTTTGGAGCTGCAGAACAAACTTCCCAAAGCTCGGGTTGTGTATGCCAGCGCTACCG GAGCCTCTGAACCACGAAACATGGCGTACATGAACCGGCTGGGAATATGGGGTCATAAAACGCCGTTTAGAGAGTTTGGCAACTTTATCCAAGCAGTTGAACGCAG AGGTGTGGGTGCCATGGAAATAGTTGCTATGGACATGAAACTCAGAGGGATGTACATAGCCAGACAGTTAAGTTTTACAGGCGTGACTTTCAAGATTGAAGAAGTCCCTCTAACTCAGCAGTACATCAACATGTACAACAAGTCTGTGAGGCTg TGGGTTAACGCACGTGAGAAGTTCCAACAAGCTGCCAATCTCATGGAAGCAGAGCAGCGCATGAAGAAGTCCATGTGGGGTCAGTTCTGGTCCGCCCATCAGAGGTTCTTCAAATATCTCTGCATTGCCTCCAAAGTCCGCCGGGTGGTCCAGTTAGCCAGAGAGGAAGTTCAGAACGGAAAG tgtGTGGTGATCGGTCTGCAGTCCACTGGTGAGGCGAGAACACTGGAAGCCttggaggaaggaggaggagagctcAACGACTTTGTGTCAACAGCAAA aGGTGTGCTGCAGTCCCTGATAGAGAAGCACTTCCCAGCTCCAGACAGACAGAAGCTTTACAGCCTGCTAGGCATCGACCTCTCTGCAAAAAAAACTCCCTCTCCTGCTGAGAATGCAGCACAGCCGGAACAAAagggaaagaagagaaaag GTTCAGAGGCCAAAAAACAGCCTAAAAAGAAGCCTCGCAAGCATGGGGGCCTGTCCGGTACGAGTTCAGAGGAGAGCGAGTCCGAGGAATCGGACAGAGAGTCTGGGAAAGACAGTGACGACAGCTTCAAGTCTACCAGCTCAGGAGACGAAGACGACGATTTCAATCCATTCAGAGACGAGTCTGATGACGATGAGGAGGACG ATCCTTGGCTAATCAGAAAGGAGCCAAAGAAagggaagaaggagaagaagaagaaaaggagaaagagtATTGATCCGGACTCAATTCAAAGTGCCTTGTTAGCCTCGGGGCTGGGCTCCACCAGGCCAGGTTTCACCGCCTCAGTGAACGCCCCCCTCACTCCTGCTACCG TTAAGACAGAGAGCCAGGAAAGCTGCCTAACGAGTCAGGACTCGGTGGAACTTGCccagaaaatgaagaaacagCTGCTGGAACAACTGGAGGGGTTGGCAGAAGATCTGCCTCCTAATACCCTGGACGAGCTGATCGACGAGCTGGGAGGGCCGGAAAACGTGGCGGAG ATGACCGGTCGTAAAGGTCGCGTGGTCAGTAATGATGACGGCAGCATCACCTATGAGTCCCGCTCTGAGCTGGACGTCCCTGTAGAAATCCTCAACCTGACTGAGAAACAGAGGTTCATGGATGGAGAAAAG AACATAGCCATCATCTCGGAAGCGGCCAGCTCCGGCATTTCCCTGCAGGCCGATCGACGCGTGAAGAACCAGAGGAGGAGAGTCCACATGACCCTGGAGCTGCCGTGGAGCGCAGACAGAGCCATACAGCAGTTTG GGCGTACACACAGATCAAACCAGGTCACGGCTCCAGAGTACGTCTTTCTCATATCAGAACTTGCAGGAGAGCAAAGATTTGCATCCATTGTTGCCAAAAGACTGGAAAGCCTG GGGGCTCTCACTCACGGAGACCGACGGGCGACGGAAACTAGAGATCTGAGCAGGTTCAACTTTGACAACAAG TACGGCAGAAACGCTCTGGAAATTGTGATGAAGTCGATAGTAAAGCTTGACGCTCCGCTGGTGCCTCCACCCTCAGACTTCAAAGGGGATTTTTTCAGAG AGATTCAGAGTGGGCTGATAGGTGTGGGCCTCATAAATGTGGAGGACAGATCTGGAGTGCTTACACTGGACAAAG ACTACAACAACATAGGGAAATTCCTGAACCGGATATTGGGCATGGAGGTCCAGCAGCAAAATGCCTTGTTCCAGTATTTCTCTGACACTCTGGCAGCAGTGATCCAGGAAGCCAAGAAGAATGGCAGATATGACatgggcattctgg ATCTTGGCTCGGGTGACGAGAAGGTGAAGAAGGCGGACTGTCGAAAGTTTCTGACGCCAGGCTACACTACATCAGGACACGTAGAACTCTACACT GTCGGCGTGGAAAGAGGAATGTCTTGGGAAGAAGCGACACACGCCTGGGCAGAGCAGAACGGCCCAGACGATGGCTTCTATGTCCAG ATGAGAAATAACAGGAAAACAGCCATCCTGGTGAAGGAAGTGAACACTAAGAAGAGGCTGTTCCTGGTCTACAGGCCAAACACCGGCAGACAAGTCAAACTGGAAACATACGCCGACATCAAAAAGAAGTTTAAGAAG GTTCTGTCAGAAGATGCCAAGCAGCACTGGACTGACCAGTACCAGTCATCAGCAAAAATATGCTCTCATGCGTACTG GCGCGGCAACTGCAAGAAAGCCTCAGTTGGTCTGCTGTGTGAAGTCGGCCTGCGCTGCAGGACGTACTACGTTCTGTGTGGCTCTGTGCTCAGCGTGTGGAACGAACTGGAAGAAGTTCTTTCTCCAGTCAGCGGAAGCAACGTGAAAGTGCAGATTGTCCGCCTGCGCACCGAGGATGGTCAGAGGATAGTCG GGTTGATCATTCCAGCGAACTGCGTGTCTCCGTTGATCAACAAGCTCTTGACCTCAGACCAGAGCCAGCAGCTGGCTGTGCAGGAGCAGCAGAAGAGGCAGCTGCTCCACCCTCAAAGTCTTACTCATGTGCTCAACACATAA